The proteins below come from a single Crossiella sp. CA-258035 genomic window:
- the metG gene encoding methionine--tRNA ligase: MSRYNVMTSIPYVNGKPHVGHALELIQADVLARHRRQRGDEVRAQTGTDDNALKNVQAAEVEGITPAEYVERVAQNFLKLGEALELSFDDFIKTSSDPRHKPGVDKLWELCAKQGDFYRKSYTGLYCIGCELFYTEAELVEGKCPEHGTVPEEIEENNWFFRLSRYQDKLIELISTDQLRVEPAHRKREVLAFISSGLEDFSCSRSMARARGWGIPVPGDPEQVIYVWFDALANYITAPGFGSDEAGYRHWWSEDVEQVHVIGKGIIRFHAVYWPAMLLSAGLPLPSTIFVHEYLTAGGQKISKSLGNAEDPADIVAAYGSDAVRWWMLRDVARAGDTDYTAERMVTRSNEDLANNMGNLVNRAVSMVRKYRDGVIPPVAAENPAAEALRAARAEAAATIDEALANFDFRRAVESISRIGDEANRYVEVTTPWALAKAEKKEDAPPAALDAVLAELVATVRDLAEHLLPFLPAAAARIAQQVGDGGDTVAEPKPVFPRLELAAE, from the coding sequence ATGAGCCGCTACAACGTCATGACATCCATCCCGTACGTCAACGGCAAGCCGCACGTCGGCCACGCCCTGGAGCTGATCCAGGCCGATGTGCTGGCCCGGCACCGGCGGCAGCGCGGTGACGAGGTGCGCGCGCAGACCGGCACCGATGACAACGCCTTGAAGAACGTGCAGGCGGCCGAGGTCGAGGGGATCACGCCCGCGGAGTACGTGGAGCGGGTGGCGCAGAACTTCCTCAAGCTGGGTGAGGCGCTGGAGCTGTCCTTCGACGACTTCATCAAGACCAGCTCCGACCCGCGGCACAAGCCGGGTGTGGACAAGCTGTGGGAGCTCTGCGCGAAGCAGGGCGACTTCTACCGCAAGTCCTACACCGGCCTGTACTGCATCGGCTGCGAGCTGTTCTACACCGAGGCCGAGCTGGTCGAGGGCAAGTGCCCCGAGCACGGCACGGTGCCGGAGGAGATCGAGGAGAACAACTGGTTCTTCCGTCTTTCCCGCTACCAGGACAAGCTGATCGAGCTGATCTCCACCGACCAGCTGCGGGTCGAGCCCGCGCACCGCAAGCGCGAGGTGCTGGCCTTCATCTCCTCCGGGCTGGAGGACTTCAGCTGCTCGCGCAGCATGGCGCGGGCCCGCGGCTGGGGCATCCCGGTGCCCGGCGACCCCGAGCAGGTCATCTACGTCTGGTTCGACGCGCTGGCCAACTACATCACCGCGCCCGGCTTCGGCAGCGACGAGGCGGGCTACCGGCACTGGTGGTCCGAGGACGTCGAGCAGGTGCACGTGATCGGCAAGGGCATCATCCGCTTCCACGCGGTGTACTGGCCCGCCATGCTGCTCTCCGCCGGGCTGCCGCTGCCGTCCACCATCTTCGTGCACGAGTACCTGACCGCGGGCGGGCAGAAGATCAGCAAGTCGCTGGGCAACGCCGAGGACCCCGCCGACATCGTGGCCGCCTACGGCAGTGACGCGGTGCGCTGGTGGATGCTGCGCGACGTGGCCAGGGCGGGCGACACCGACTACACCGCCGAGCGGATGGTCACCAGGTCCAACGAGGACCTGGCCAACAACATGGGCAACCTGGTCAACCGCGCGGTGTCCATGGTGCGCAAGTACCGGGACGGCGTGATCCCGCCGGTGGCGGCGGAGAACCCGGCCGCCGAGGCGCTGCGGGCCGCCCGCGCGGAGGCCGCCGCGACCATCGACGAGGCGCTGGCGAACTTCGACTTCCGCCGCGCGGTGGAGTCGATCAGCCGGATCGGCGACGAGGCCAACCGCTACGTCGAGGTCACCACGCCGTGGGCGCTGGCCAAGGCGGAGAAGAAGGAGGACGCGCCGCCTGCCGCGCTGGACGCGGTGCTGGCCGAGCTGGTGGCCACCGTGCGCGACCTGGCCGAGCACCTGCTCCCGTTCCTGCCCGCCGCGGCCGCGCGGATCGCGCAGCAGGTGGGCGACGGCGGCGACACCGTGGCCGAGCCCAAGCCGGTGTTCCCGCGACTGGAACTGGCCGCGGAATAG
- a CDS encoding helix-turn-helix transcriptional regulator yields the protein MSQFGDQGGGIPFPPGATEDSPVFVISVAAQLSGLHAQTLRTYDRLGLVSPGRTAGGGRRYSARDIALLKEVQRLSQEEGVNLAGIKRIIELATEAERLRAEVEDLHRQLAAAHAAADHAAAAVHASYRRDLVPLRPQQTALVVWKPQPRQPRER from the coding sequence ATGAGCCAGTTCGGTGACCAGGGTGGCGGGATCCCCTTCCCGCCCGGCGCGACCGAGGACAGCCCGGTGTTCGTGATCTCGGTCGCGGCCCAGCTCTCCGGCCTGCACGCGCAGACCCTGCGCACCTACGACCGGCTTGGCCTGGTGTCCCCCGGCCGCACCGCGGGCGGGGGACGCCGGTACTCCGCGCGGGACATCGCGCTGCTCAAGGAAGTCCAGCGCCTGTCCCAGGAGGAAGGCGTCAACCTGGCGGGCATCAAGCGGATCATCGAGCTCGCCACCGAGGCCGAACGCCTCCGCGCCGAGGTCGAGGACCTGCACCGCCAGCTCGCCGCCGCGCACGCCGCCGCCGACCACGCGGCCGCCGCCGTGCACGCCTCCTACCGCCGCGACCTGGTCCCCCTCCGCCCCCAGCAAACCGCCCTGGTCGTCTGGAAACCCCAGCCCCGCCAACCCCGCGAGCGCTGA
- the dnaJ gene encoding molecular chaperone DnaJ, translating into MSARDWIEKDFYAELGVPPEAPGDDIKKAYRKLARELHPDANPGDAKAEARFKAVSEAYGVLSDTEKRKQYDEARRLFGSGGFRPAGGGGFGGGSGGFDFGDLFGGAASGAAASGSGGIGDLLGGLFGRRGGQAGAARAQRGKDVETEVRIDFTEAVRGATVSLRLSSPATCGTCGGNGARPGTSPRTCPTCAGAGVVSRSQGAFAFSEPCRDCRGVGRIVDDPCVECGGDGVSTRTRSLTVRIPAGVDDGQRIRLAGQGEPGRNGAPAGDLFVRVHVAPHELFGRNGDDITVTIPCSFPELVLGTTLTVPTLEGKVSVRVPPGTTSGRTLRVRGKGVARKDGTFGDLLVTLQVAVPSTVDEQARAALEAYAAATADFDPRPALTALLGRDEP; encoded by the coding sequence ATGAGCGCGAGGGACTGGATCGAGAAGGACTTCTACGCCGAGCTGGGTGTCCCTCCCGAGGCGCCCGGTGACGACATCAAGAAGGCCTACCGCAAGCTCGCCCGCGAGCTGCACCCGGACGCCAACCCGGGTGATGCCAAGGCGGAGGCCAGGTTCAAGGCCGTCTCCGAGGCCTACGGGGTGCTCTCGGACACCGAGAAGCGCAAGCAGTACGACGAGGCGCGCAGGCTGTTCGGCTCCGGCGGGTTCCGGCCGGCCGGCGGTGGCGGGTTCGGCGGCGGCTCCGGCGGCTTCGACTTCGGCGACCTGTTCGGCGGCGCGGCCAGCGGCGCCGCGGCCAGTGGCTCCGGCGGCATCGGCGACCTGCTCGGCGGCCTGTTCGGCCGTCGCGGCGGGCAGGCCGGCGCGGCCCGCGCCCAGCGCGGCAAGGACGTGGAGACCGAGGTCCGGATCGACTTCACCGAGGCCGTGCGGGGAGCCACCGTGTCGCTGCGCCTGTCCAGCCCGGCCACCTGTGGCACCTGCGGCGGCAACGGCGCGCGTCCCGGCACCTCGCCGCGGACCTGCCCGACCTGCGCGGGCGCCGGTGTGGTCAGCCGCAGCCAGGGCGCCTTCGCCTTCAGCGAGCCCTGCCGCGACTGCCGCGGCGTCGGGCGGATCGTCGACGACCCGTGCGTGGAGTGCGGCGGTGACGGGGTCAGCACCCGCACCCGTTCGCTCACCGTGCGGATCCCGGCCGGGGTGGACGACGGCCAGCGCATCCGGCTGGCCGGCCAGGGCGAGCCCGGCCGCAACGGCGCGCCCGCTGGCGACCTGTTCGTCCGGGTGCACGTGGCCCCGCACGAGCTGTTCGGGCGCAACGGCGACGACATCACCGTGACCATCCCGTGCAGCTTCCCGGAACTGGTGCTGGGCACCACGTTGACCGTGCCCACGCTGGAGGGCAAGGTGTCGGTACGGGTGCCGCCAGGCACCACGAGCGGCCGCACGCTTCGAGTGCGCGGCAAGGGCGTCGCCCGCAAGGACGGCACGTTCGGCGACCTGCTGGTCACCCTGCAGGTGGCTGTTCCGTCCACTGTGGACGAACAGGCCCGCGCCGCACTGGAGGCCTACGCCGCGGCAACAGCGGATTTCGACCCACGGCCGGCGCTGACCGCACTGTTGGGACGGGATGAGCCATGA